The following proteins are encoded in a genomic region of Portunus trituberculatus isolate SZX2019 chromosome 13, ASM1759143v1, whole genome shotgun sequence:
- the LOC123502950 gene encoding glycoprotein gp100-like codes for MTRNYEEKQHSTAQHTAPPTASPTATAQHTVPPTASPTATAQHTASPTATAQQTASHSISHSHSTAHSISTVTAQHTAPPTAPEQHSISHSIAQKPVQHSTAQHNTQHHPQHRNSSTLHP; via the exons ATGACCCGTAATTACGAGGAGAAGCAG cacagcacagcacagcacacagcaccgCCCACAGCATCTcccacagccacagcacagcacacagtACCGCCCACAGCATCTcccacagccacagcacagcacacagcatctcccacagccacagcacagcaGACAGCATCTCACAGCATTTcccacagccacagcacagcacacagcatTTCCACAgtcacagcacagcacacagcaccacCCACAGCACCGGAACAGCACAGTATCTCCCACAGCATAGCACAGAAACCagtacagcacagcacagcacagcataaCACACAGCACCACCCACAGCACCGGAACAGCAGCACATTACATCCatag